The region AGGTTCGAGGAGTCGCCACGTTCGTTTCCAATCGAATAGATGGCGGCTGTACGTGGGTTGGAAAACCGGGAACCAAGGAACCGGCACGCCCGAAGGCGTCCCACGCACAGCCGCCATAACTCAGGATCGCAGCGGTAAAGCCACTGCGGTCAAGATGGGCGCTGGTACGCTTTGGTTCGACGCGTTCCCAAGCCCGGTCGCTGAATAGTCAGTGACGTCCGGAGAGTATCCCGTCGAAGAGAAAGCCAACAAGGCGGCAAAGTGCCCAAACGTACCCATTACGCAATTCTCGAATTTTGCCTACAAACTCGGCGGGCTTCATCTGATATTGCGACACCTTCCAGGCTGAACTCATCGGTCAGCAACAAGGCTGTCGTGCATCCGCCACGGCTTCGCGATAGCTGCAGGTGAACAGCGGCTAGCGGCTTGTTGTAAATCTCGCGGGTGTGTTTGGCTGGTGTAGCGGTCAGGCCGATTTTGCACGCATCAAAATAATCGAGCACGCAACGGTATTGTGAAAAAGCCCCCGCAACCAGTTGGCTGCGGAGGCTTTTTGTTGAGCGGTGGCTCAGATCACTCTGGTGCGGCAGTCTCTTGTGCTGGCGCGTCCTTGACTTGACGCTTGACGATGATCTCCACCAGGCGCTTGGCCAGGGCCGGGTAGTTCTCGTCGAAGTGGTGGCCACCTGGCAGTTTGATCGCTTCGCCCACGGCAGTCTTGTCGGTGCAGCCGCTCTCGTCGACTTCTTCCTGACCGTAGATGCACACCACTTTTTCCGGTGGTAGTTTTGCCATTTCCGGGCCGGTGGCGGCTTCTTTGCCAGCGTTGCCGAGCCAGCCTTCGACTTCGATCTCGAAGCTGCCAGTGCGCGCGAAGGCTAGCAGGATGATCGCGTCGACCCTTTGCTGTTCCGATTCGGCCAGGCGGTTGTAGATCGCCGGCAGCACATCGGCACCGAACGAGTAACCGGTCAGAACGAAGCGCTTGGTGCCCCACTTCTGACGGTAGTGTTGCATCAGTTCGGCCAGGTCCAGCGCACTTTGCTCGGGGCTCTTGTGCTGCCAGTAGTAGCGCAGGGTGTCGATACCGACGACTGGGTAGCCGATTTTCGCCATCTCGCCTGCCACATCGCGATCCAGGTCGCGCCAGCCGCCATCGCCGGAGAGGAACAGGGTGACGGTGTCTTTGGCTTGGCCGGCCGGGACTTCAACGACGGGAATTTGCAGGCCGCCATTGCCCTTGTCGGTGCCGACGAGGATTTTGCGCAGTTCGTTGTTCAGCACTTGCGGCAGATTAATGTCGTAGTCGCTGATGCTGGTCTCGGCGTTGGGTTGGTCGCGCACGAAGCCTGCGCTGGTGTCGTCCGGGTTGTCGTTCCAGGCAACCAGCCAGTGGCCGTGGGCGGCTTTTTTGGGAAGCAGTAGGGTGCAGCTGGATTTTTCCAGGGCCAGGTTCACAGAAACAGCCTGTGCCTTGTCGTCCTTCTGTTCTGCCAGCCAGCGCCAAGCCAGTACGGCGCCTGGGCCAATGCCGCTGACCAGGGTCGCGGGTGCCTGGAGTTCTCTGAGGGCTGATTGCAAGGCGCGTCGTTGCAGCAGGCACTCAACGGGCAGTATGACTTGCACGATCTGGGCAGAGCCGCTGCGGCTCAGCGTTATGAGTTGCTGGTCGCTGAGTTTTTGCTCGTCGGTGACCGCAATCACCACCTGCGCTCGCGGCTTGGTGCCGGGAATCACTCGGGTCATGGCGGCGCCGTCTGCGGGCGTCAGCAATTCGAGGGTCGGAGCGGGTGCCGGACGTTTCAAGTACCAGTAACCGCCACCGAGGATCAGGGCCAGCACTACCAGAGTGGCCAGTACATACCGCAGGGAGCGTTGAATCATCAGCGTTTCACCAATCCAGTCAAGCCGCCCGCAATCAGGGCAGCAGTATCGGCCAGGGCTACCAGGGGATCGAGTCCGGCGGGCACGGCCATATAACGGGGTTCCCAGTCAGGCTGGAACTTGTCTTTAAAGCGGCGCAAGCCTTGGAAGTTGTACAGCTGTTCGCCACGGCGGAAGACCATCGAGCCCAGACGCTGGGTTAGTGGTGCGCCGCGGCGCGGTTGCAGCCCTGACAACGGCACCATGCCCAGGCTGAAACGCGCGTATCCATGATTTTTATAATGTTGAATCAGGCCGACCATCATGTACTCCATGGTCAGCTTGGGCGCGTCCGGGTGCGCGCGCATCAGGTCGAGACTGGCCAAATCATGGCCGTAGGTTTCGAGCAAATTAGCAAAAGCAACCGGGCGCCCCTCGAAACGAATGACCGCGACGCGGAAATGCTTGAGGTAGTCATCGCTGAAGCGGCCAAGCGAGAAGCCTTTCTCGCGGACATTTTTGCCGGTCAGCCAGGCGTCGGAGATCACCTTGAGCTCGTCCATCGGTGCATGCCCCGGCTCATGGATCTCCAGCGACAGACCGTCACGCGTGCCACGGTTCCACGTGTAGCGAAGGTCCTTCATCTCTTTGCCTTTGGCTTCGAGATCAAAGCGATGCAGATCGACCCGGGCTTCTTCGCCGAGCTTGATAGCGGTCAGGCCGATGTCCATGTAGTACGGCAGGTTCTCGGCGCGCACTTGATAAAACACAGGCCGGGCGTGGTGAATGTCACACAGGTCGCGGAACTGCCAGATCATCTCCGCGCGCTGCTGAGTCGGCCCGATGGGGTCGTACAGCGCCACCAGGCTGCGGCCACGGCGGGCGTACATCAAAAACGCCTCGTCGTTGGGGTGGAACAGCAGCGCCTTGTCACCGGTCAGCGCGAGGCCTCCGTCCGGTTGCGACGAAGCCATGAGGATTTTTACCGCGCGCTCCAATTCATCGGGCGTTGGCAGGTGAATGATCGGGCGTGCAGTGCGCAACAGCCAGGTCAACGACACCACCACCAGCAGCACTGCGGCGCCTAACAGCGAGCGCAGGCCGCGTGGCGCGTCGGCGTCGAGGGTGAATTGCCACCAGAGCTGATGGCTGTATGGAACGTCTTGATAGGCAAACAGCAAAAGCCAGATCGAAGCACCGAGTACGCACAGGCTGGCAACCAGGTACAGCGGCGAGAAGGGCACTTCGGTGAGGCGGCTGGGGCGATAGAACGAGCGACGGAAAACCCCAAGCAGGCTCGCGGTCAGGGTCATCATGCAGGCTTCTTCCCAATCGAAACCTTTGAGAAGGGAGAGCACCGCGCCCACCAGCAACAGAATGGTGGTCAGCATCCAGGCCGCTGACAATCGGCGGCGCAGGCCTTGAGCCAGCAGCAGGCACAGTACGCCGACCAGGCTGGCACCGAAGTGGGAGGCGTCGACCAATCGGTGTGGAATCAGGAAGCCTATGTGTTCCAGGCGGGTGTCGATTTCCGGGGTCGCACCGGAGAACAACAGGACCACGCCGGACAGGAACACCAGCACCGCCAGAATCGGCGCGGCCAGGCCGGAGGCCGCTCGCAGCGACTGGCGTGACTGGAACAGGCGCTGGCCTTCGTTGATCAGCAGAAGCACGCAGGCTACCAGCAGCGGCAGCACCACATAGATCAGGCGATACAGTAACAGTGCCGCGGCCAGGGGCGCCGCGCCGAGTTTATCGGCGAAGGCCGCCAGCAGAATCGCTTCGAATACGCCGACACCGCCGGGTACATGACTGAGCACACCAGCAGCCAGGGCCAGCAGGTATACCAGCATGAACGCGCCAAATGGCGGCGCTTCCGGCAGCAACAGATAGAGCACGGTCGCGGCGGCCGCTACGTCGAGCGCTGTGATGACCAGTTGCAGAAAAGTCAGGCGGCGGCCTGGCAGGCGCAGGGTGCGGCGTCCGGCCTTGACCAGTAGGTTGTCCGGGTAAGGTTGCTCTGGCAGGCGACGGCGATAGATGCCGATGGCCAATACCGTCATGAGCAACAGCACGCCCGTGGCGACTGCGCCCAGCAACGTCTCGGAAAGACCCAGGGCTGCCGAAGCTGCGGGCAGGTTGCTGAGCGTCGCCAGGGCGGCCAGCGGCGGCAGGGCGCAGCCGAGCGATAGGCTGGCGAACAGTGTCATGTGGGCGACGTCTGAGGCCCCCAAGCCATGACGCGCATATAAACGGTAGCGAACTGAGCCGCCCGAGAGCATCGATAGGCCGATGGCATTGCCAATCGCGAAGGCGGTAAATCCACCGAGGGCCAGTGTTCGCGGTGCCAGCGTCACGCCGGCATAGCGGCTGGCGGACCATTCGTAACCCAGCAGAATAATGAAGCCAATCACGGTGGCGCCCAACGCCCCGAGCAAGGCCGGTTTCGGAACTTCCAGGATGGAGTCGTGAAGCGCATACAGATCGAGTTCGCTCAACAGGTGGCGACAAGCGATCAGCGCAATAGCGAACAACAGCAAAGTAACCGCCAGGCCGATGGGCTGACGGTATTTGCTGACCAGATCCAGCAAGCGCAAGCGCTCAGCCTTGATCGGTTGTGTCGCTGTGACGTTGTCTTGTGAGTCAGACGAGTTGGCGCGCATCAATCACCTCTTGGATTGTGCGCGACAGGATGGAGGTATCGAGCCAAGTTACCAATCCCTGTAGAAAAAATAATCACGAATATTAACGCCTATCACTTGTTGTGAGCGATGGCACGTCATCGATTGTAGAGGGTCTGCTTGTGATTGGGCATAGTTTGATTTCAGAGCCCCGGTGATCCTCAAGGGTTCACATAACAGTGACAGATCATTGTTGCGAAAGGACTTTTTCGGCAGATACAAAAAAGGCCACTCTTTCGAGCAGCCTTTTTTGATGTTTGGTTGCGGGAGCCGGATTTGAACCGACGACCTTCGGGTTATGAGCCCGACGAGCTACCAGACTGCTCCATCCCGCGTCTGTGTGGCGGCATTCTACAGCCGAACGGCGAGGTGTCAACCTTTAATCCAGATATGGGTCAAATAAGCGCAAATGAGTGTCAAACGTTTGCGCGGTGGACTTACATTTCGTAACAGGATCGATTTTTCTGGGATGCCCTGATTGAGGTTGCTGAAGGCGGGCATCGGTAAAAACAAGCGCGCACAAAAAAGGCCACTCTTTCGAGTAGCCTTTTTTGATGTTTGGTTGCGGGAGCCGGATTTGAACCGACGACCTTCGGGTTATGAGCCCGACGAGCTACCAGACTGCTCCATCCCGCGTCTGTGTGTCGGCATTCTACAGAGGATCGCTGGGCTGTCAACCTTAAATCTTTGGAAAACCTGTTCCTGTTCAATCGCTTAGGTGTGCTGAGGGTAGCGTAATAGGTCTGTAGGGCAGGTGTGGTAAGGCTTTCAGCTCTATCGGAAGGAGCTTTTCGATTGAAAAAATAAATTCATCCAGGCCCATTCCTAAGGCGGATAAAGAACATTCAGGGTACTGGTGCTATATACAGGTGTCGGTGAGATACTGCCGATCTGCCTCGCCATTACCCCAATTCCTCGACATGAATGCCGCTTTTATATGACTCAGCGAAAAATCATCCACGTCGACTGCGACTGTTTTTACGCCGCTATAGAAATGCGCGACGACCCGCGTCTGGCGGGTAAGCCGCTGGCGGTGGGGGGCTCTGCGGACCGGCGTGGGGTCGTTGCGACCTGCAATTACGAAGCGCGTGCTTACGGCGTTCGTTCGGCCATGTCGTCCGGGCATGCCTTGAAGCTCTGTCCTGACCTCACCATCGTCAAACCTCGAATGGAGGCTTATAGAGAAGCGTCGAAGGAAATTCAGACGATCTTCCGTGATTACACTGACTTGATTGAGCCGCTGTCCCTGGATGAGGCCTATCTGGATGTTTCTGACAGTGCGCATTTCGGCGGCAGTGCCACGCGCATTGCTCAGGACATTCGCCGTCGGGTCTCCAATCAGTTGCACATCACCGTCTCAGCGGGCGTCGCACCCAACAAGTTTCTCGCGAAAATAGCCAGTGACTGGAAGAAGCCCAATGGTTTGTTCGTGATCACGCCGGACCAGGTTGAGGATTTTGTCAGTGGCTTACCTGTCAGCAAGTTGCACGGTGTGGGCAAGGTCACGGCCGATAAACTGGGCAAGCTCGGCATCGTCGATTGCTCGCAACTGCGTGAATGGAACAAGTTGGCGCTGGTCCGAGAGTTTGGCAGTTTCGGTGAGCGACTCTGGAGTCTGGCTCGTGGGATTGATGATCGGTTGGTGCATAACAACAGTCGTCGGCAGTCGATCAGTGTCGAAAATACTTACGACGTTGATCTGCCGGATCTGGTGAGCTGCCTGGATAAACTGCCAGAGTTGCTGGACACCCTCGGTGCTCGGATGGCGCGAATCGACAGCAGCTATAGGCCGGGTAAGCCGTTTGTCAAAGTGAAGTTCCATGACTTTACCCAGACCACTTTGGAGCAGGCTGGCGCCGGGCGGGATTTGGGGAGTTATCAGTTACTGCTGACCCAGGCATTCAATCGCGGCGGCAAGCCGGTGCGTTTGCTAGGGGTAGGCGTGCGGCTGGAGGATTTGCGCGGAGGGTTTGAGCAGATGGAGTTGTTTGAGCGCTAGCGACAGGTGTTTGATGACATGGGCGTGAGGCCCGCGTTTGCGAGCAAGTCCATTGTCACGCGAGGTTTGCGTAGGGTCGCAAACTTCATGTGGCGGCGGACTTGCTCTGGGAGCGGGGCAACTGAAGCGTTTAGTTTGGCCCTGGATCTGCCACCAGTCGGCCCGCATCCCTGGTCAGTGACTTGAGGAATTGGGTTTGAAGCTCCGGATCGTTGCGGGTCAGCTCGATCAGGCTCTGCTCCAGCTCGCTGGCCTCTTCTTCCAGGCCCAGTTCCGACAGGCGTTTCACCCGGTGAACCCACTGGCTGACTTCGTCGTCTTCCAAGTCGTCATAGATCAGTCGATGGGCTTCGAGCAACTTGCTGCGTAACGTGCTGCTGATCGCCAAAGACGAGTCAGTATGCACATCGTCCTGGGCGTCCTCGACACTGATCTGCAGCTTGCTCAGATGATTGATGTCATGTTCGGCGAACGGGCTGTCCAGCAGGTTCAGGCGCAATACGCCATTGCGGTCAGTGCTCAGTTCGAAGGTCTCCTTGCCGGCCTTGACCTGTACCGGGCGCTCGCTCCAAGGCAGGCTTGAATACTCCATGCGCTTGTCGCGCTGGACTTCGTCGATGCCCGCCAGATTTTGTTGTGCGCGGCCGTGAGAAGGGATGTTCATGAACGGGTTGATTCCGGCAATGCCGTAGCTGAGCCAATCCTTCGTCATGCTGTCCGGCAGATTACCAAGGGCAAACACGTTAACGACATTCGCGCCAACACCGGCGACGATAGCCAGTGCGCCTAACGGGATCTCGTAAATCTCCCTCCAGGGCTGGTAGGGCGTGTAGCGATCATAGTGGCGCGTGACTTCGAACTCGGTGACTTCGAAAGTCTTTTGCTCGTGGATTCGCACTCGGCGTTGCGGCAACTCAAGTATCTTGGGCTCGCCGACATCGATCTGCAGGCTGTGGTCGAGCAATTTGCGTTCGACCCGCTCCTCGTGCTCGCTGCGTTGTGACATCTGATTGGCACAGCCGCTGACCAGCAGGGCGCCGCACAGGGCGGCACCACCGAGGCCTAAGGTGTTTCGCTTGAACATGACGTCTCTATCTGGTGTCAGCGGCGGATACGTGCCTGGAGGAAGGGCAGCACGTCAGCGACTGGCAGCGCTTGCGCCTCAGCCTCGGTGCGGCTCTTATATTCCAGATTGCCTTCGGCGAGGCCGCGGTCACTGACCACGATCCGGTGAGGAATGCCGATCAGCTCCATGTCCGCAAACTTGATGCCCGGGCTGGTTTTCTTATCGCGGTCGTCCAGCAGTACTTCGAAGCCGGCCGCCGTCAGCTCTGCGTACAGCTTGTCGGTGGCTTCGCGAACCTGTTCGTTGTCGTAGCGCAGCGGCACCAGGGCGATCTGGAACGGCGCGAGTGTGTCGCTCCAGATGATGCCCTTGTCGTCGTTGTTCTGTTCGATAGCCGCCGCGACCACGCGGGAAACGCCGATGCCGTAGCAGCCCATTTCCAGGGTGACCGGTTTACCGTTTTCGCCCAGCACTTCGCACTTCATCGCCTTGCTGTACTTGTTGCCCAGCTGGAAGATGTGCCCGACTTCGATGCCGCGCTTGATTTCCAGGGTGCCGTTGCCGTCAGGGCTTGGGTCGCCTGCCACGACGTTACGCAGGTCGGCTACGGTCGGAACCGGCAAATCACGCTCCCAGTTCACGCCGAAGTAGTGTTTGTCGTCGATGTTTGCACCGATGCCAAAGTCGCTCATCAGCTCAACCGAGCGGTCGATGATGATTGGCAGCGGCAGGTTCAGCGGGCCGAGGGAGCCGGCACCGGCGCCAATGGCGTCACGCAGTTCGGCTTCGGAGGCCATGACCAGTGGGCTGGCAACCCCAGGCTGGTTGGCCGCCTTGATTTCGTTCAGTTCGTGGTCGCCGCGGATGATCAGGGCAATCAGCTTGCCTGCTTCTTCGGCGTGAACCACGAGGGTCTTGATGGTTTTTTCGATCGGCAGGCCGAAACCTTCAACCAGTTGTGCAATGGTCTTGGCGTTCGGGGTATCGACCAGTCGCAGTTCTTCGGCCGGCGCAGCACGCACTGTTTCGCGCGGAACAGCTTCGGCTTTCTCGATGTTGGCGGCGTAGTCGGAGCCGTTGCTGAAGACGATATCGTCTTCGCCGGATTCGGCCAGTACGTGGAACTCGTGGGAGCCGGCGCCGCCGATGGAGCCGTTGTCGGCTTCTACAGGGCGGAATTTCAGGCCCAGACGGGTGAATACGTTGCAGTACGCCTTGTGCATGCGGTCGTAGGTGACTTGCAGCGATGGCTGATCTGCGTGAAACGAGTAAGCGTCCTTCATGATGAATTCGCGGCCGCGCATCAAGCCGAAGCGTGGGCGAATTTCGTCACGGAATTTGGTCTGGATCTGATACAGGTTGATTGGCAGCTGCTTGTAGCTGCTTAGCTCATTGCGCATCAGGTCAGTGATCACTTC is a window of Pseudomonas sp. DC1.2 DNA encoding:
- a CDS encoding virulence factor family protein, with the translated sequence MIQRSLRYVLATLVVLALILGGGYWYLKRPAPAPTLELLTPADGAAMTRVIPGTKPRAQVVIAVTDEQKLSDQQLITLSRSGSAQIVQVILPVECLLQRRALQSALRELQAPATLVSGIGPGAVLAWRWLAEQKDDKAQAVSVNLALEKSSCTLLLPKKAAHGHWLVAWNDNPDDTSAGFVRDQPNAETSISDYDINLPQVLNNELRKILVGTDKGNGGLQIPVVEVPAGQAKDTVTLFLSGDGGWRDLDRDVAGEMAKIGYPVVGIDTLRYYWQHKSPEQSALDLAELMQHYRQKWGTKRFVLTGYSFGADVLPAIYNRLAESEQQRVDAIILLAFARTGSFEIEVEGWLGNAGKEAATGPEMAKLPPEKVVCIYGQEEVDESGCTDKTAVGEAIKLPGGHHFDENYPALAKRLVEIIVKRQVKDAPAQETAAPE
- the mprF gene encoding bifunctional lysylphosphatidylglycerol flippase/synthetase MprF, whose product is MRANSSDSQDNVTATQPIKAERLRLLDLVSKYRQPIGLAVTLLLFAIALIACRHLLSELDLYALHDSILEVPKPALLGALGATVIGFIILLGYEWSASRYAGVTLAPRTLALGGFTAFAIGNAIGLSMLSGGSVRYRLYARHGLGASDVAHMTLFASLSLGCALPPLAALATLSNLPAASAALGLSETLLGAVATGVLLLMTVLAIGIYRRRLPEQPYPDNLLVKAGRRTLRLPGRRLTFLQLVITALDVAAAATVLYLLLPEAPPFGAFMLVYLLALAAGVLSHVPGGVGVFEAILLAAFADKLGAAPLAAALLLYRLIYVVLPLLVACVLLLINEGQRLFQSRQSLRAASGLAAPILAVLVFLSGVVLLFSGATPEIDTRLEHIGFLIPHRLVDASHFGASLVGVLCLLLAQGLRRRLSAAWMLTTILLLVGAVLSLLKGFDWEEACMMTLTASLLGVFRRSFYRPSRLTEVPFSPLYLVASLCVLGASIWLLLFAYQDVPYSHQLWWQFTLDADAPRGLRSLLGAAVLLVVVSLTWLLRTARPIIHLPTPDELERAVKILMASSQPDGGLALTGDKALLFHPNDEAFLMYARRGRSLVALYDPIGPTQQRAEMIWQFRDLCDIHHARPVFYQVRAENLPYYMDIGLTAIKLGEEARVDLHRFDLEAKGKEMKDLRYTWNRGTRDGLSLEIHEPGHAPMDELKVISDAWLTGKNVREKGFSLGRFSDDYLKHFRVAVIRFEGRPVAFANLLETYGHDLASLDLMRAHPDAPKLTMEYMMVGLIQHYKNHGYARFSLGMVPLSGLQPRRGAPLTQRLGSMVFRRGEQLYNFQGLRRFKDKFQPDWEPRYMAVPAGLDPLVALADTAALIAGGLTGLVKR
- the dinB gene encoding DNA polymerase IV; translation: MTQRKIIHVDCDCFYAAIEMRDDPRLAGKPLAVGGSADRRGVVATCNYEARAYGVRSAMSSGHALKLCPDLTIVKPRMEAYREASKEIQTIFRDYTDLIEPLSLDEAYLDVSDSAHFGGSATRIAQDIRRRVSNQLHITVSAGVAPNKFLAKIASDWKKPNGLFVITPDQVEDFVSGLPVSKLHGVGKVTADKLGKLGIVDCSQLREWNKLALVREFGSFGERLWSLARGIDDRLVHNNSRRQSISVENTYDVDLPDLVSCLDKLPELLDTLGARMARIDSSYRPGKPFVKVKFHDFTQTTLEQAGAGRDLGSYQLLLTQAFNRGGKPVRLLGVGVRLEDLRGGFEQMELFER
- a CDS encoding proline--tRNA ligase; its protein translation is MRTSQFLLATQKETPSDAVVISHQLMLRAGMIRKLASGLYTWLPMGLRVMRKVEAVVREEMNAAGSLEVLMPSTQPAELWQESGRWEEYGPELLRFKDRHGRDFCAGPTHEEVITDLMRNELSSYKQLPINLYQIQTKFRDEIRPRFGLMRGREFIMKDAYSFHADQPSLQVTYDRMHKAYCNVFTRLGLKFRPVEADNGSIGGAGSHEFHVLAESGEDDIVFSNGSDYAANIEKAEAVPRETVRAAPAEELRLVDTPNAKTIAQLVEGFGLPIEKTIKTLVVHAEEAGKLIALIIRGDHELNEIKAANQPGVASPLVMASEAELRDAIGAGAGSLGPLNLPLPIIIDRSVELMSDFGIGANIDDKHYFGVNWERDLPVPTVADLRNVVAGDPSPDGNGTLEIKRGIEVGHIFQLGNKYSKAMKCEVLGENGKPVTLEMGCYGIGVSRVVAAAIEQNNDDKGIIWSDTLAPFQIALVPLRYDNEQVREATDKLYAELTAAGFEVLLDDRDKKTSPGIKFADMELIGIPHRIVVSDRGLAEGNLEYKSRTEAEAQALPVADVLPFLQARIRR